The Chitinophagales bacterium region ATAGATGGGATACAAGTAATGGTGCCTGTGAATGGATTAACTTGTACGCCATTTGTAGTGAATAAGAAATTATTCATATTTAGAGGAGGAATAAAATTCACTCCAGGATTTAGATAATTGACGGCATTATTGATATTTGTAGCCTCGTTTGTAAAAGGAGTATAGAGTCTATATACTAGGGAGTCTCTTATAACTTTTAAGCCATTTGATAAGGTGATAAAATATGGATCAACGCTATCAACTGTGCCATGATTATAAGTATTGACTCGCAATCTACACCAGTATGGAATAGGCATGGTGGTAAATACTGGAGAACTATTTCTGTAATTCGTATTGATTACAGCCTGAACCCATAAACCTACACAAGTAGGGTTAATGGTAGATATTGCGGCATTTCTACAAAAGTCTTCAACTCCTACTAGAGCCCAGCCTACATTCTTGCCCAATACGACATCTTTGGTAAATATATGTTGCATTACCCCTTTGTACAATCCCACTGGACCAGAAGGACAATTTGTAGTCGGCTTTACGGCTACATCAGGGGGCAAGCAAATAGGTGTAGCTTCTTTAACACTTGCTACATCCATAGGTATAGTGGTGAATATGGTAGAAGTTCTAATTCGTAACTGAGCTACACCAAGACCCACCCCTACACAATCTCTGTATAAGGAAACCGTGATCCTATATTTACCAGTATTTGTATCAATTTCTCTGTAGGTAATATCAGCACCCATCAAATGCGACGCATGCATTTGATTAGATAACAATATAGTAAAAATAAAAATACTAGTTAATCTATACTTTAACAATAATTGATACATAGGGCTATTATTTATTAGTTTTAGAAAATTTTCTATCATCGAAGATACGATAATTTTGTTAATTAATGAGTTGAAATTATTCATATTAGAATGATTTTTTATGTAACAGTTCAATAATAAACTATTTTTTGAGCAAAATTCAGCTAATTCAGTTGAAATAAAACAATCAATAAAAATGCTTTGTTAATGGTTTAAATGTAAAAACTCAAAAAAAACAACAACAAGTGTAATTATTAATTATATATAAAGATTAGAAAAACAAATATTTATATATCAATGTTTCATTTTTTTTGGATAGATTTAACCGAAAGTTGTTAATGCTTTTAAATTTTTTAGTTCTTGATTGATTTGAATTTGTTTTTAAACCATAAATTTTTCACAAATTTAATGTTAGGGTAATCAATTAGCTATTTTTAATTGTCAAATATCAAGAAATTATTAGTTTTGTAGCTTGATGAAGAAATATCATTATTTTCTGATTGCTTTTTTACTCATGTTCGCAGAGTCCTGCAAAGATTCTCAATATGTAATGCGTCAAACAGACAAAAATCTTAAGTACAGATATGCCATGGATTGGTATATGACTAAGAAATATACCGAAGCGATACCGGTTATAGAGAATTTAATGCCAAGTTTCAAGGGTACAGACACCGCAGCGAATTTATATTTTATGTTGGCAGATTGTTATTTTTTGAATAAGGAGTATATGGTAGCGGCATATCATTTCAAAACTTTTCGAGATATTTATCCTAGGAGCTATAAATCTGAAGTGGCAGCTTTTAAGATAGCTGAATGTTATAGTAAAGAAATTCCTAGATTAGAACTAGAGCAGACAGATAATGAAAAGGCAATTAACTACTACAAGGCGTTTGTTGCAGAATATCCTAAAAGTCCTATGGTAGAAATGGCCAATGCTGAGATAGAGAAACTTAACTCAAATTTGGAAAAGAAAGCCTTAATGGCAGCAGATTTATATTATAAAACTCGCAACTATAGAGCTGCTGCTGTTACATATAAAAATGTTATTAATCGATTTCCTAAAATAAAGAGTTACGAAGACCTGTATTATAAAATTGGTTATTCATATTTTATGTTTGCCGAGAAAAGTATTATAACAAAGCAGTCCGAGCGCTATGAGATAGCCTTAAACGAATGTCAGAATTTTATTAATCGTTTCCCGAATAGTAAATATGTCTCAGAGTTAAAAACAATACAGGCAAAGTGTAAACTTAAAATATTAGTTTCTTCGCTTAAAAATGCAAATAATTATTATTTGATTGAGGATAGACCTATGTACTACAGCCAATCTTTGGAGTTATATGATGAATTTGCTCCTGATATCAAGGTAATGCCAAAAGAGCTGGATAGATATAAAGACAAGTGCTATTTAGGGATAATAGAATCATATTATCTACTTTTAGATGGGATAAAGGATAAAACCCTCTTAGCAGAAAGGCAAGGTATTTTCACTGAAAACTATTATCGGTTAATAGATAAATTCAATGCCAATTCACAAGAATTGAGGCAAGCAGAGGAAATTTTTAAAAAAGTAAATCAAATCACTAAACTATAAATTTATGAGTAAAATTGCTGATTACCAACAGGCAAACACAAATGGAGTCATTGAAACACAAAACTTAGATGACATATTTAGCAATACTGGGAATCTTTATCAGTCCATAGTTATTGTGGCTAAGCGCGCAAATCAAATAGCTAATGAATTGAAAACGGAACTTCATTTCAAATTAGAAGATATGCGTAAGATTACTGATGAAATAGACGAAATAACTGAAAGTAGAGAACAGATTGAGCTTTCAAAAAAATATGAAAAATTAGCGCATCCTACTTTGATAGCTACCAGTGAGTTTCTAGAAGGGAACCTTGAATATAAGGCTCTCGAAGAAAACTAATTTTATGCTATCCTTAGAAAATAAGAAAATACTTTTAGGAATTACCGGGAGTATAGCAGCCTACAAATCTTGTTTTCTAATTAGAGAGCTTATCAAGGCTAGAGCTGAAGTGCGCTGCATAGCTACCAAATCTGCATTAGATTTTGTCGGTGGTATTACTTTTTCTACATTATCTAGAAATGAACTAATATCAGATTTACACCATGGTGATAGCTGGAACAATCATGTAGAGTTGGGTCTTTGGGCGGACGCTATGCTTATCGCACCGGCATCTGCTAATAGCATAGCAAAAGCAGCTAATGGTATTTGCGATTCTGCTTTAATGGCAGTTTATTTATCCGCAAAATGTCCAGTGTTTTGGGCTCCTTCTATGGATTTAGATATGTGGCATCACGCAGCAACTCAGAATAACATTGAAAAATTAATTTCCTACGGCAATAAAATTGTACCAGTAGGGGACGGAGAACTGGCCAGTGGTTTAATAGGGAAGGGTAGGATGGCCGAGGTAGATGATATTCTTAGTTTTTTAAATGAAAGTATTGGTAAAACATAATTACCATATTATGTTGTTCTTTATAGAAAGAGTCGTATAATAAAATCTCAAATTTTAATTTAGTTCGTCCATGAGTTTTTTCATGGCTATGAGCGATTCCCATTCAACATTTCGAGAAGTTTTCCTTTCAACTAACAAATTTGTCGGGTTATTTTGTACCGAATCTATTGGGGTAGTATCTATAGACTTTTTAATATCTGGAGTAATGGGTGCAGCAGATAATTCTTGATTGGATACAATACTTTTGAAATTACTTTGCTTTACATCACCTCTAATACCGCTGCGTTCTGGTTCTAGGTTAAAGGGAGGAGCGGAATTATTTTTCTTAACTAAAGTTTGACCTCCATTCGAGGCAGATTCTACTTCAACTAAATTATTTTTAATAATTGCTAAATTAGCTTCAATTTTACGACTGATATTTGAACTAGTTGGTTGCAGTGGAGCTTTTATTGCTTGATAAGTTATATATTCGGTTTCTACTTTTTTTAAGGCGTTAACTAAAAAAAGACATTGTATATGTAAATCTGAAATAATTTCTTGAATTGGGTCTTGATCATATTTTAGAAATGGAATTCTCTTCTTTAAACTATCAATTTTATTTACTTTAGCTTGAAATTGTTCATCCAGTCTTTTATAGAGTTCAAATACTTTTATGTATGGGGCTTCTACTTCCTTAAGAGAGGGTAAATTTTCATGTGATTTTTGTGTAAAGTACCAAGTTCCAAAATCACATGACTTTGAAGTTAATTTAGTATTGTCTAACAACA contains the following coding sequences:
- the bamD gene encoding outer membrane protein assembly factor BamD; its protein translation is MKKYHYFLIAFLLMFAESCKDSQYVMRQTDKNLKYRYAMDWYMTKKYTEAIPVIENLMPSFKGTDTAANLYFMLADCYFLNKEYMVAAYHFKTFRDIYPRSYKSEVAAFKIAECYSKEIPRLELEQTDNEKAINYYKAFVAEYPKSPMVEMANAEIEKLNSNLEKKALMAADLYYKTRNYRAAAVTYKNVINRFPKIKSYEDLYYKIGYSYFMFAEKSIITKQSERYEIALNECQNFINRFPNSKYVSELKTIQAKCKLKILVSSLKNANNYYLIEDRPMYYSQSLELYDEFAPDIKVMPKELDRYKDKCYLGIIESYYLLLDGIKDKTLLAERQGIFTENYYRLIDKFNANSQELRQAEEIFKKVNQITKL
- a CDS encoding DNA-directed RNA polymerase subunit omega, translated to MSKIADYQQANTNGVIETQNLDDIFSNTGNLYQSIVIVAKRANQIANELKTELHFKLEDMRKITDEIDEITESREQIELSKKYEKLAHPTLIATSEFLEGNLEYKALEEN